The proteins below are encoded in one region of Paenarthrobacter ilicis:
- a CDS encoding tyrosine-type recombinase/integrase yields the protein MASISTCTKKDGSSSFMVRWREPKTGKAQGLTVATESEAETLKRLLDANGQNFEIAQHAILINQKRVPTVGEVIQEHIDLLIRPSSGTVKTYQTMLDLHVKKVIGHVPVDKLDYRLIAYWVKSMMAKGRSPKTIKNVHGLISASMNTAEMLGYITRNPCRGVQLPSVEKAEDEMMFLTHAEFGLIMDGMGDRYRDFTNFLVMTGTRFGEATALTVADIDLLGKPATARINKAWKRDGKNQFYIGPTKTGAGKRTIGLNPALVELLIPLVAGRPSSDLLFTTPKNERIVHKLFWHHYWMPAVKAAQARGLHKNPRIHDLRHTHASWLIQDGVPIFTISRRLGHASTRTTEGVYGHLMPEALQAGADATERSVSAFMR from the coding sequence ATGGCCAGCATCTCCACATGCACTAAAAAGGACGGTTCCTCGTCCTTTATGGTTCGCTGGCGGGAACCCAAGACGGGCAAGGCTCAGGGCCTTACTGTTGCCACTGAATCCGAAGCTGAAACGCTCAAACGCCTGCTCGATGCCAATGGTCAGAACTTCGAAATCGCCCAGCATGCGATCCTCATTAATCAGAAGCGCGTGCCGACTGTCGGTGAGGTTATCCAAGAACACATCGACCTCCTGATCCGGCCGTCGAGCGGCACGGTGAAGACCTATCAGACGATGCTTGATCTGCACGTGAAGAAGGTCATCGGCCACGTTCCTGTCGACAAGCTGGACTATCGACTCATCGCCTACTGGGTGAAGTCGATGATGGCCAAAGGGCGGTCACCCAAGACGATCAAGAATGTGCACGGCCTAATCTCTGCGTCGATGAACACGGCGGAGATGCTCGGGTACATCACGCGCAATCCTTGCCGAGGGGTGCAACTGCCTAGCGTCGAAAAGGCCGAGGACGAGATGATGTTCCTCACCCATGCCGAGTTCGGTTTAATTATGGACGGCATGGGGGATCGGTACCGGGACTTCACCAACTTCCTGGTCATGACTGGGACGCGCTTTGGCGAAGCGACTGCTCTAACCGTTGCTGACATCGACCTGCTGGGAAAGCCGGCCACGGCTCGGATCAACAAGGCGTGGAAGCGGGATGGGAAGAACCAGTTCTACATAGGGCCAACGAAGACGGGTGCCGGCAAGCGGACCATCGGGTTGAACCCGGCGCTGGTTGAGCTTCTGATTCCCTTGGTGGCTGGGCGTCCGAGCAGCGACTTGTTGTTCACGACGCCGAAGAATGAGCGGATCGTGCACAAGTTGTTCTGGCACCACTACTGGATGCCAGCGGTGAAAGCAGCCCAGGCTCGCGGGCTGCACAAGAATCCACGAATTCACGATCTTCGACACACGCATGCTTCGTGGTTGATTCAGGACGGGGTCCCCATTTTCACGATCTCGCGTCGGTTGGGGCATGCGTCGACTCGGACCACAGAGGGCGTTTATGGGCATCTCATGCCGGAAGCGTTGCAGGCTGGGGCGGATGCCACGGAGCGTTCGGTGTCGGCGTTCATGCGGTGA
- a CDS encoding alpha/beta fold hydrolase, translating to MDSGDLKHAKAGIWSGYVYSSPEQLGLPYQDVEIPVENGVAPAWRFGPPVSVDASGVWAIHIHGMGGKRAGTLRGIPVARRLGLTSLVVSFRNDGDAPPSYDRRYSLGQTEWRDVEAGINYAIFNGAECIVLFGWSLGAAIALQAAALSQSSSRIAGMVLDAPVFDWRRTLAANAKAAGLPRPLVHLGFAILRSKALRWVTGLAETICLDSLDWLARAAELDKPVLVLHGEKDDTTPFEASKRAASLRPDLVKLVEFESVGHSLEWNVDSEKWEQSVEEWFYGLPLAGYSPEQAGAQS from the coding sequence GTGGACTCTGGCGACCTCAAACATGCCAAGGCAGGTATCTGGAGTGGGTACGTTTATTCGAGTCCGGAGCAACTTGGTCTTCCGTACCAAGACGTCGAGATTCCGGTCGAGAATGGTGTCGCCCCCGCGTGGAGGTTCGGTCCGCCGGTCAGTGTCGATGCATCCGGTGTCTGGGCCATCCACATCCACGGAATGGGGGGCAAGAGGGCCGGAACTCTTCGTGGAATACCCGTCGCGAGGCGTCTGGGACTGACGTCGCTGGTAGTCTCGTTCCGCAACGACGGCGACGCACCGCCGTCGTACGATCGCCGCTACAGTCTTGGCCAGACCGAGTGGCGCGATGTCGAGGCCGGCATCAACTACGCCATTTTTAATGGCGCGGAATGCATTGTCCTTTTTGGGTGGTCACTCGGCGCTGCCATAGCCCTTCAAGCGGCGGCCCTGTCGCAGAGTTCGTCACGAATAGCCGGGATGGTTCTTGACGCGCCGGTCTTCGACTGGCGAAGGACCCTGGCAGCGAACGCGAAGGCGGCCGGACTTCCTCGGCCACTTGTGCACCTGGGCTTTGCCATTCTTCGATCCAAGGCCCTCCGGTGGGTGACCGGCCTTGCTGAAACCATATGTCTCGATTCCCTGGACTGGCTGGCGCGAGCAGCTGAACTGGACAAACCGGTCCTCGTACTTCATGGAGAGAAGGACGACACAACGCCCTTCGAAGCATCAAAGAGGGCTGCCAGTCTGCGGCCGGACCTCGTCAAATTGGTGGAGTTTGAATCTGTGGGCCACTCTCTGGAGTGGAATGTCGACTCCGAAAAGTGGGAGCAATCGGTCGAGGAGTGGTTCTACGGTCTCCCGCTCGCTGGTTATAGTCCTGAACAAGCGGGAGCGCAGTCGTAG
- a CDS encoding ANTAR domain-containing response regulator, whose translation MTEQTESTSTSQPARRVVVAEDETLIRLDIIEILKGEGYDVVGEADNGEKAVQLAEELKPDLVLMDVKMPVMDGISAAEKIVKARIAPVVLLTAFSQKELVERARDAGAMAYVVKPFSPADLIPAIEIALSRHEEIKALENEVSDLQEQFATRKLVERAKSLLTTKMGLTEPEAFRWIQKTSMDRRLSMREVAETIINQVN comes from the coding sequence GTGACCGAACAGACGGAGTCCACGTCCACCAGCCAGCCGGCCCGCCGCGTTGTCGTAGCCGAGGATGAGACGCTCATCCGCTTGGACATTATTGAGATCCTGAAGGGCGAAGGGTACGACGTCGTCGGCGAAGCCGACAATGGCGAGAAGGCAGTACAGCTGGCCGAGGAATTGAAGCCGGACCTGGTCCTCATGGACGTCAAGATGCCGGTCATGGATGGTATCTCGGCTGCTGAGAAGATCGTCAAGGCTCGCATTGCACCTGTTGTCCTTCTGACTGCTTTCAGCCAGAAGGAGCTGGTGGAGCGTGCACGCGACGCCGGTGCCATGGCTTACGTGGTGAAGCCCTTCTCCCCCGCGGACCTCATTCCCGCAATCGAGATTGCTTTGAGCCGCCACGAGGAAATCAAGGCGCTCGAGAACGAGGTTTCCGACCTCCAGGAGCAGTTCGCCACACGCAAGCTTGTAGAGCGCGCCAAGAGCCTTCTGACCACCAAGATGGGCCTGACGGAGCCGGAAGCTTTCCGCTGGATCCAGAAGACCTCCATGGACCGCCGCCTCAGCATGCGCGAGGTTGCCGAGACCATCATCAACCAGGTCAACTAA
- the pyk gene encoding pyruvate kinase, producing MRRAKIVATFGPAISSFDNTLAVLEAGVDVARMNMSHGDYSVHDNTYENVRKAAAQLGKPVAIMADLQGPKIRLGRFVDGPHELAVGDTFTITTEDVPGTKDICSTTLKSLTEDVNVGDALLIDDGKVALRAVEVDDVKVVAVVTVGGKVSNNKGINLPGVAVNVPALSEKDEDDLRWALKRGADMIALSFVRDASDITRVHEIMDEAGRRVPVIAKIEKPQAVEQLSEIIDAFDAIMVARGDLGVELPLEEVPIVQKRAIELARRWAKPVIVATQVLESMIDNPRPTRAEASDCANAVLDGADAVMLSGETSVGQYPIETVKVMARIIESTEVHGLERVPPLGTKPKTRGGAITRAAVEIADQLDAKYICTFTQSGDSARRLSRLRPVKPVFAFTPVEHVWNQLALTWGIQPVLVPMVGHTDEMTAQVDRSLLDMELVQEGDLVVIAAGSPPGQAGSTNSLKVHKVGDLADTTTVDSSRKEPVGPWPEKKSKTKA from the coding sequence ATGAGACGCGCGAAAATTGTGGCAACGTTTGGTCCGGCCATCTCCAGCTTTGACAACACCCTGGCGGTGCTGGAGGCCGGCGTCGACGTTGCTCGTATGAACATGAGCCACGGCGATTACTCCGTACACGACAACACCTACGAGAACGTCCGCAAAGCTGCCGCGCAGCTGGGTAAGCCCGTAGCCATCATGGCTGACCTGCAGGGTCCCAAGATCCGTTTGGGCCGCTTTGTTGATGGTCCCCACGAACTGGCCGTTGGCGATACCTTCACAATCACCACCGAAGACGTCCCCGGAACCAAGGACATCTGCTCCACCACGCTGAAGAGCCTCACCGAAGACGTCAACGTGGGCGACGCACTGTTGATCGACGACGGCAAGGTAGCTTTGCGCGCCGTTGAGGTTGACGACGTCAAGGTTGTTGCCGTGGTGACCGTTGGCGGCAAGGTTTCCAACAACAAGGGCATCAACCTGCCCGGCGTTGCTGTGAACGTGCCGGCACTGAGCGAAAAAGACGAAGACGATCTCCGTTGGGCCCTGAAGCGTGGCGCCGACATGATCGCTCTTTCGTTTGTGCGCGATGCTTCGGACATCACCCGCGTGCACGAGATCATGGACGAGGCAGGCCGCCGCGTGCCGGTCATCGCCAAGATCGAAAAGCCGCAGGCTGTGGAGCAGCTCTCCGAAATCATCGACGCGTTCGACGCCATCATGGTTGCCCGTGGCGACCTCGGCGTTGAGCTGCCGCTCGAAGAGGTGCCGATCGTTCAGAAGCGTGCCATTGAACTGGCACGTCGCTGGGCCAAGCCGGTCATCGTGGCCACCCAGGTCCTGGAATCCATGATCGACAACCCCCGTCCCACCCGCGCCGAGGCTTCGGACTGCGCCAACGCCGTGCTCGATGGCGCAGACGCAGTGATGCTGTCCGGTGAGACCTCCGTAGGCCAGTACCCGATCGAAACCGTGAAGGTCATGGCCCGGATCATCGAGTCCACCGAGGTTCACGGCCTCGAGCGCGTCCCCCCGCTGGGCACCAAGCCCAAGACCCGCGGTGGCGCAATCACCCGTGCCGCCGTCGAAATCGCCGACCAGCTGGACGCAAAGTACATCTGTACCTTCACCCAGTCCGGTGACTCGGCACGCCGTCTGTCCCGCCTGCGTCCGGTCAAGCCGGTGTTCGCGTTCACTCCCGTGGAGCACGTCTGGAACCAGCTTGCCCTCACCTGGGGCATTCAGCCGGTGCTGGTCCCCATGGTGGGCCACACCGATGAGATGACCGCCCAGGTGGACCGGAGCCTGCTGGACATGGAGCTCGTTCAAGAAGGCGACCTGGTTGTCATCGCGGCCGGTTCCCCTCCAGGACAAGCCGGTTCCACCAACTCGCTGAAGGTCCACAAGGTAGGCGACCTCGCCGACACCACCACCGTGGACTCTTCGCGCAAGGAGCCTGTTGGCCCGTGGCCTGAAAAGAAGTCCAAGACCAAGGCATAG
- a CDS encoding ArsR/SmtB family transcription factor has product MPRITQPHDDAWSPDVEDAVATFGNRSRNEILRFLTANGPASRGDIVASVSAGEPSVAKHLIALEQVGAIEVDVEAGRRHGRSPRYSANPARIKELLDAHLRYVLEE; this is encoded by the coding sequence ATGCCACGTATCACGCAGCCTCACGACGACGCCTGGTCGCCTGACGTTGAAGACGCCGTGGCGACGTTCGGGAACCGCTCACGGAATGAGATCCTGAGGTTCCTGACGGCAAACGGTCCCGCATCCAGAGGTGACATTGTCGCTTCTGTCAGTGCCGGCGAGCCCAGCGTCGCCAAACACCTCATCGCCCTTGAACAGGTGGGCGCCATCGAGGTTGATGTGGAGGCCGGACGGCGCCACGGCCGCTCACCGCGCTACTCAGCGAATCCTGCCCGCATCAAGGAGTTGCTGGACGCTCATCTCCGCTACGTCTTGGAGGAGTAG
- a CDS encoding HNH endonuclease, whose amino-acid sequence MANDGLIDRVDVKEWKLTPEGWTSAQTQAPKAIFRQREYERREQMWSALLASGGPKDVTPDLLRELKIYGNQAGNCVPSAETGTPGTPQGVALSFLHTVKNYEDELTETGVICHYPTTGANEHEDSEIEAFKEAYEAAVPVFVIEPGSKSTTHTVHRGFIEDIDDDNRLLLITFTSAQFPWLTERDETTSQFNLTADEGDATYSRVKNRPNQVRFAFEVYKRYGTGCAVCGLNVKGLLQAAHLLSKKLGGSDDARNGLPLCANHHLAFDRGYWCVDSDLRLHAKADGPALDDLAIVRSDLSHLPEKPHTDALTRVWRNWQAEQEADS is encoded by the coding sequence ATGGCAAACGACGGATTGATTGATCGTGTCGACGTCAAGGAGTGGAAGTTGACGCCCGAAGGCTGGACTTCTGCCCAGACGCAAGCACCGAAGGCGATATTCCGGCAACGGGAGTATGAGCGCCGCGAACAAATGTGGTCCGCCCTCTTGGCCAGTGGCGGCCCCAAGGATGTGACTCCAGACCTTCTTCGGGAGCTCAAGATTTACGGTAACCAGGCGGGCAACTGTGTTCCGAGCGCCGAGACCGGGACCCCGGGAACGCCGCAAGGAGTGGCTCTCTCGTTCCTCCACACGGTCAAGAACTATGAAGACGAACTGACCGAAACTGGGGTCATCTGCCACTACCCGACTACCGGGGCGAACGAACACGAGGACTCCGAAATCGAGGCTTTTAAAGAAGCATACGAAGCGGCGGTCCCCGTGTTCGTCATCGAGCCCGGCTCCAAGTCCACAACTCACACCGTACACCGCGGCTTCATCGAGGACATAGACGACGACAACCGACTTCTCCTGATCACCTTCACCAGCGCACAATTTCCTTGGCTAACGGAAAGAGACGAGACGACCAGTCAGTTCAACTTGACGGCCGACGAAGGTGACGCAACCTACAGTCGGGTGAAGAATAGGCCTAACCAGGTCCGTTTCGCCTTCGAGGTCTATAAGAGGTACGGCACCGGGTGCGCTGTGTGCGGTCTCAACGTCAAGGGTCTCCTGCAGGCCGCCCACCTGCTATCCAAAAAGCTTGGCGGGAGCGACGACGCGCGGAATGGCCTGCCGTTGTGCGCTAATCATCACCTCGCCTTTGACCGCGGCTACTGGTGTGTTGACTCAGATCTGAGACTTCATGCCAAGGCAGACGGGCCGGCGCTGGACGATTTGGCGATCGTCCGCTCTGACCTTTCACACCTACCCGAAAAGCCACACACTGACGCCCTGACCCGTGTCTGGAGGAACTGGCAGGCAGAGCAGGAAGCGGACTCCTAA